AGGGGCCGTCGATTTGGTAGATTACAAACTTCAAGGAGTCGAAGTAAATCTGAGAGAGTGATTTGTCGTACGAATTGCAACATCTGCAACAAAAAGTCAAGTCATTCAATGCCTTACTCCTGTCCTAAAGAAACAAGATGGTTGCGATCCAAAGGACGTTTTCTTAGTGTTGGTGCTGCCATAATCTCAAACCGTAATGAAAGAGCACCTGATGGTTTGGTGGTTGATGCACACCTTTCAGATGGCCTATTGCATCTGATATTGATTAAAGACTGTCCTCATGCATTATATTTATGGTAAAATTAAGCCTTTCTCTTTCTAGCCTTacatttaactttattataaacTCTTGGATTCCTTCTTCAAATgccattttctattttttaatatattaggggtgtttttacttttattaatgatattagaGTTGTTTCTGAAGTAGTAATCAGTGACCTGCAAATCTTAGGAAGTCTTTTGCATACCTGGATAAGAAATAATTGTTGAACCGTTGTGCTATGTCTCCTGGATATTATAATGATGTCACAGACtctgttttaagatttaaaaacttCATCCATCTACTGGTATAAATAATTCAGTTTCCCAAAGTTTCTCTTCTTGTGTCACGGTAATCTGGCATTAATTTCTTGTCAATTTTCTGAATATTATGACGAATGATGCCTACAGGCACTTGACTGAGCTTGCGAGGAAAGGTGGAAACCCCCTTAACTTTGAGTTCGTGGAACACCACAAGGTACAAtttcttaaaatcttttatGTTTCTTGTTCTTCCAGAATAACCATGATCTAATTCCTATATTTTGTACAGACTCCAGCTTTCACATTTACTTCTTCTGGAAATGATAGTGTCTGGAATATAGACGGCGAGCTCTTTCGAGCACACCAACTCTCTGCTCAAGTATTCCAAGGCCTTATTAGCTTATTTGCATCCGGTCCCGAAGTTTAGTAGACAACCATCTATGAGTCTCTGCAAAGAATCTCAAACCTATGAACAACACTCAGCTAATTTCAATTGATTTAGTATTTGTAACATATCCAAACTGAGAGGCTACTGAAAATTGGCCTTATTTTAAGTGGTCTTGAGTTTCAGCCACTCTGTGTCGTTGGCTAGAAGGGTTAAGATTGTTTAGGATTATCCTGCctcaaaaataaacaataagaaaaatagaattGGTAAAGTTTTGTGTTGTCTCTGTTGGCATCAATGTGAAGATTGATTTTCTATTTGGGAAATTGCTGTTAGCAAGCCTTAAAACTTTGAGGTGTTAGTGGATCAGATCATGCTGATCTCAATGCGGTCTATGTGTTGGGTTGTGAGATAAAGCCCACCATTTGGTGGATCTTTGTGCCAGGTCGGCTTGGCAAAAACACATGGCCTGTGGCCACTTATTGGGATGGCTTATGTGTTTTTGTAGGTCAGTTTACtatactataatttttaattgattttttaaaaatataattttcaatatttttagtCAGTTGTGATGGGTCGGTTCACGAGTCTGGACGCTGTCTGCTTTTTTCTGTATGGGGCCAACACGGGCTGTGCCAAAAGTACAGGCCCAGCCCTTGACACTTCTACTTAAGGTTCTGGAAGTCCCAGATTTTGCTCCGGAAAGTTGTTATTGTACAAATAGCTATATTCTATAGTATTTGCTTATTGAAAGTTTcgaattcaatctaaatttaaacacaattcagttcaattttaaatgtaattcaaTTCAATCGTACTGTTTCGGCTGTGTGAATGAGTCAAGCTCCTAAAATTACTCACAGATGTATAAGAAACTTACAATTATTTATAGgacaaatgatattattttaatcaacaagattttcagtttgaataaaGCTAAAGTAAATTAGAATAAGAGAGACTTAAAGGATACGTCGGATTGAATTTTCAAACACTCTGTTGACTTGGTTCCATCCCGGAGGGGTCTACACGGTGCTTGGAATTGACTAGGTGAAAATTCCGAGAATGGAGATGATTTGCATGAATTTGTAACATCAATTCACAGTTGGGTTTACAGTGACTATCATGGAAAGACTCATCGCCCAAAGTCTTCACTTGACTTCTGTGAAATAGCAACAACCCCCACCTTTTCATCTTTGGAATAGTCAATGCCACAACCCCAAAAAAACAGCCTTCTCCTTCAACACTAACTCAGAGTTCTTGCAATGTCTACACCAGCAGAGTAATATATCAGATGCtccatcaaaattatcataatctttGCCTATTTTATTTGCTGCCATGAGTATCTATTTAAAGCTGTGATTGATTCACTACTTTGCTCAAACTGTTTGCAGATATTATAACTCTCTGCCACCAGTGAGCAAGGCTTATGGAGTGCTCTGTTTAATGGCCACGGCTGCTCAACGTTTACAACTTTATGATGCTTGGAACATAGCTCTCACATATGAAGATGTTTTCAGACGTTTTCAGGTTATTGAATGAATTCCATTTGTATTTGCAAAATATTGATTCATCAAAGCTTAAGTATAGTTGATATctcacaaaataaaatttgctgGTGGTGCAGATTTGGAGGCTTGTTAccaatttcttctttcttggaCCATTTTCATTCCCTTTCGCAATTCGTCTCATCATAATGTAAGAAACTTACTCTTTTCACCAATTATTGTAACCCTTTCTGTACAGAAACTGCAGATTCAAGGGTGTCTGATTTGTTTTATCAGACACCTAATACTTGAGATAAATTTTGTAGAGCAAAATATGGTGTTTCCTTAGAAAGAGGGCCTTTCGACAAGAGGACTGCAGACTTCCTATGGATGTTAATCTTTGGAGCAATCTCACTCCTGGTTAGTAAAGATATACATTAtaattcttcttattattaCATCAACTACTtcaccaaagagaaaaaaagtccATCTTTCAGGCTCTCATCTGCAGTTAATATGTGAAATGGTATTTAGGTGCAGGCTGTTGTTCCATTTCTATGGACTCCTTTCATGGGACCTTCCTTGGTGTTTATGATTGTGTATATTTGGGCCCGTGAGTTCCCAAATGCACGAATCAACATATATGGAGTTGTGTCATTGAAGGTACAGTCTCTTACTAGTGTTGATGCCTGTTCGGCCCTAGGTGATTTAAGACTTTCAATTGAAACGATGCATGTAACTTGACAGGGGTTCTATCTTCCATGGGCAATGCTTGCACTGGATTTGATATTTGGGGATTCACTGCTGCCGAGTTTTCTTGGTATGGTCGCAGGCCATCTTTATTACTTCCTCACGGTTCTTCATCCTCTTGCCGGTGGAAAATACATATTCAAGACTCCTCTCTGGGTGTATCCTTTTCTGGGTTTATTTGCTTTTTACTTCTGGTCTTGAATCTTTTAGAATCGTAGATATAAGAAATGAGATTTGGATCCCATATTAGAAAGTATGAGCTTATGATATGGGGGATTTATATGGCTTTGACTCTTCAATCAATAACTAACTTTTGAAATATGGTTTCCTAAGATTTATATCAAACTCACCACCACGTCTCCTAATTGCAGTCTTACAGTGCAGTTGGTGGCGTCGGTATTGTACTGTTAGCCCTGTTAGCCTAGGGCTAACAGAGAATTAACATATAACTAGTCTGTTTGAGTGTTAGGGTTATGGAACATGGTGGCATGTTAAAATACAAGTGCAAACTTAATAAAGTGATCTTTAACGGTTATATTTAAGTCACAAACTGGTTTCATATTGGGGCAAGGGGGTCCAAATAAACTCCCCGGTGCAACGCAATCCACATGCCGGAGTTACATTCCGAGGAAGAAGCTACCGTCTGAATGGAAACCGATCAAGTTCAAGCAGCAGCCCTGCCCCAGAGCAGCAGCCACAGCCACAGCAACTGAATGCCAATGCAGCCGCAGATGGGGTTGCCTTCCGCGGAAGAAGTCATCGCCTTGACGGCCGTTAATTAGCTAGATTTGTTTGCACTATATGAAAACCAACTACATGTTTGCATCATCAAATCAACTCTATCTGTAACCATAGAAATCTATTGCAACTCTAAAggtttttaatttatgaatgaGAGATGAACTtcgaaaatattattaatttaaccGATGAACTTGATTTTTTCAGTCTGATTTTGAAGATAtcccaaaatatattttcattatatcaaaattttataaaaaggtGTAATCTGTATAcatagttatcagtattttacaatacacaatacatattttatgatactatataatataatacagaTAGAAAACGATATGTATTAtgtgatatattataattaatacgatataatagaCGTATTGTATGATACTATATATACATCCTACGATATAATACTTATTAATGATAtagattgatatattttttagataaaataattatataatacgggtatatatgagaaatttctaatttttataggtatttattatattttttaaaataataatgtatagattatattttttattattttatttttaaaaattatattgtataatacttatatatagtacataaaattaaatttttgatacagATTTTGACTAGCATAATCGTAGAAACGTAGATAACTGGTGAATTGAGGAGCTCTAGACAATTGGTGATGACAATGAAGCTGCTAAAATCAGAATACAGAATGGCATTATATCAGGTTAAATTACTGAGTCagacataataaataaaaaataatattatatgtatttattttaaatatataaataaataaatatttttatgtgttatcatataattaatttttttattattaatttaaaattatcaaattatatatttatatattaatttatgtatttaaaataaatatatattattttaattgataaataaatagttATGTCGGTAGCATGTAGTaactaaatatattatctaCATTCAAGATGATTCAAAAGGCAGGTAGAGTCTTGTccaaaaatagtgaaaaaaatttgtcttaacgttacataatttgtttaacttcattttttggggtattaattaaaatactatttttttttatatatgtaatcacttttttaattatataaatatagttattttttaaattaattttacttttaaaagaaaaaaattatgagatttggaGTTGATTAGATGCACTAGTCGGATGGGTTGCATGTTAACCAAACAttcattcaattaatttttaaaaataaattgattaactaattaattttttaaaaataaattgatcgactaattaattttttaaaaataaattagtagaTTAGATACTTGGTCAGTCATCTAATCTCAAATCCcataatcattttcttttaaaagtaaaatcaacttaaaaataattatatttatataataaatttttttttatatatatataaaagattaaaaaaatagctaTTTAGACCAATATTGGtcattttttccttcatttacTTTTACAAGgtaacatttcatttttattttttatttttttgggatagCACGATCAATAATCTCTTTAGAGATTTAATGTACAAGTATATGGATGTATCTAGTCAATGGTCAAATTCTCTTGCTCTATTAAAAACATGTGTACAAAATGAATGAATGATACTTTTTGTTCTCGTATCATTactaacaaaatatttttaaaaaattcaataagataatattagaaGTAGGATTCTGAATAATGAATCTAATCACTTTAAAAACCTTAAAGTATTTCTTATTGTTTGTGTGGAATGagacatataatttaatgtatttcttgttAGTGGATTTTCACCatcaataatttgatatattagaAGGGTTTGCAAAAAGCCCTCTTAAGTAGTTTTATaacaaatacttatttttttcagtttcaatCGAAGCACTCTTCCCATGACTACttatataagaaaagaaaattcaaagaatacCCAAGTGATTAAATTACTAATATCGATTAGGGtgtttattttgtaaaataaccTGAATCTATTGTTGAGAATAAATCTGCATCAATTGTTGGAACAAAGCTAGTAGCGTTTGATGTGAAGGCATAGTGGAATGATACCATTTCACttgttattacaaaatatttttattggactatcTTGCTTCTATTGTAAGAACTCAAGTATCCCTCTCAACCATACAGCTTGAGTAGTACTATTTGTTGCTGCCACATACTCTATCTCAGTTATTGATAAAACCACAACCTGCTACTTTTTAGAAGACCATGAAAACACACTAGACTCtaaataaaaagtataatatGAAGTACTCCTCATTTCAATCATATTTCCAACCCAATCATTGTCTATATAACCAACAAGACCACTACTATCagcatatgaataaaaaataccatCAGATTGCGTACCTTGGATATATCTCAAATCCTTTTAGCTGTTTGTAAGTGTGATTGGCTGGATACTCCATAAATCTACTAGTCAATCCAAAACTAAAAGTAATATCTCAATATCTTTAGATATATCTCAACatcatatgaataaaaaatatcattagatTGCGTACCTTAGATATATTTCTATATCTTTTTAGTTGTTTGTAAGTGTAACTAGCATGAACACTTTATAAATCTATTGATTAATCAAACACTAAAAGTAATGTCAGGCCTCGTGGAAATCAAGTATTTGAGACTCCTCACCAATCTCCTGAAGTAAGATGTGTCAACAAAATCACCAGTCTCATCTTTTGtcaacttcaatttttcttcaactgAGGTCATATTGGTTTTGCAATATCCATTCTAAACCTCTTCAAAATATCACTAGCATATTTTTTCTACGAAATAAATATTCCACTATCCCGCTGAGAAACTTCAATTCCAAGAAAATAAGACATCAATCCCAAATTTGTCATCTCTAAATAACTAATCATGACTTCCctgaattcataaattaatttattattgttgccagtaaatataaaatcatccacatataaGCATACAATAAGAATATCTCCtccataattaaatttaatatataaagtatgTTCAAATGGGCATTTTAGAAAACCATTCTCAGCAAAGTATGAATCAATACGAGTTTACTAAATAGGAGCTTGCCTCAACCCATACAATGCCTTTTTTCAACCGATAAACTTATTTTCTTGGCGTTTTCTAACATAACTTGCAGGTTGCTCAAAATACATTTCTTCTTCAAGTACACCATTCAAAAAAGTAGACTTTATAtccatttgataaattttttaataattattagtaGCAAGCGAAACAATCATTCGAATAGTATCAAGTCTAGAAATAAGTGcaaaaacttcaaaataatcTATACTTGTCTTCTGTTTATAACTTTTAACAACCAACTTGGCCTTAAAGCATCCACCTCTCTAGTTGGTTTAAATTTGGTCTTGTACACTCACTTGACTCCAATTGGCTTCTTTTCAATTGGTAGAGTGGTTAACTCCCATGTGTCATTCTTCTCAATGGCATGAATTTCCTCATCCATTGCACGAATCCAGTGGTCATCTTTTACAACATCCTCAAAAGTGACAGGATCACAATACGTAAATAATGCAAAAGTCACAATATCCTCATTAGATAAATCATTATAATTACCAACAATATAATCTTGCAAGCGGGCTGGTAACTGGCATTGTCTTTGTGGGTGACTAGATGACTTCACAAGACAAGTCCGCATAGTAGAAGATGAAGGATCTCTAGTTGGTTTCATAAATTGTTCTTTCTGTTGACTATAAAACTCTCATCTACAACATATGAAGGCTTATACGACGGTTGTGGTGATGCCTCTGGCTTTTTACTTGTCCAATGTCAAACAcgttgtgtataaaaaatgacatcTTTGCTAACAATCACCTTCCCTATATTCGGATTAAACAACTTCTACCCTTTTGTCTCATGACTGTAACCAACAAAAGCACATTTTTCTGCCTTATCATCAACTTCTTCTTGCGAGCATCTGGAACAGTGCATAGGCAAGACAACCAAATACCTTTAAATGAGAAGTATTTGGCTTCTTACCTGACCAAACATGTTGTGGTGTTTTCTTATAATTGCATCTCGTAGGACACCTGTTCAAAACATAAACCCAAAACCCTTTAGGTATATTTTCGGACTACATCATGGACCTCACCATGTCCATCAcagttctattttttctctcaaccATACCATTTTGCTAAGAAGTATATCTAGCTGTCAACTGATgtttaattccattttttttcaaaaaaatcattACAAGCAATAAATTCAGTGCCTCTATCagttctcaaaattttaattgagtgCCCACTTTGCTTCTTCACATAGTATTTAAAACagtaaatcatatatatatatatatatatatatatatatatatatatatatatatatattaaatattataggtTTAACCATagtttatcaaaatatttaaatgattaatttaataatataatttataaaacaaataatagaaaattgcaCGATCATGGATGTGTCTTTTTACCTGATTGATTGTAGAAAATCGCATCTCCAAATAATGTAATTTAGTATAATTTCTTGAAATATTTCCAACGGAAGGTCTTTatgtaaaaaaacaaaaaagaattccTATTAGGAAACTCCCAAACAAaactttgattaaattaaaaatgattaattaaatacataactAATGCACATTGGTTGTTTAAATTGACCCTTCAGTCCTCATCATTTATTGTATTGACACGCTATCTGTAACTACACATTAACTTAACTTATTAAgataattcataaattaatctaGGATATTCAACTTTGAGCCTTCTTTTTGAATAGGCTGGCTATgtaaatatttaatacaatcaaattatgcatgcatattttaaaatatataattaaatatatacaaaatatattattatataattaaataattttaattaaagataaaataactttcagtcacataataatatatttttttaatcaataaaactatgtctaaaaaataatatatataaaaaaaaattcaattatgttatatatatatatatatatatatatattttttttactatatgtATGAAATTATGTAAAAACAAAGTAATCAAGGAACCATCAAAAGAAACTGCTAAAATATTGAGAATGAACTCAATAAAgtgaaataaatgaataaaaaattgtgtataaaagacaaaatggatattttattatttagttggTGATAATTCCATATAAATGGCATTTTCTTCTCTTAGAATGATTATCTTTTGAATCAATGCAGCCCTCTATAATTACATGCAAATAATAAGATCCACCATGCTATCGACTCAATTTGTAATATAAACATAGcacaaaagaggaaaaaagtccaaaaaaaaaaaaaaaaaaacagtaaaaatagAATTTTGGAAGATTGTTTTATTGGGGAAGTGAAACTCCCAAGTAAATAACTGTTTTaaggttatttttatatataaattaaaagtttaattttaaaatattattataattaaaaatttaattttaaaaaatatcattttataacaaaaaaattttatttgaattagaataattttttttagataaattaattattttgaataagataaaattttagtctaGTGATAGACTCTATAATTTTCCAATCAAATAAATAGGTAAATAAGTTAAactaaaagataaatataaaatcataataagttaatttattatgattttgtttttagattttacAAATCAATATGTGTTTTACagactatttaattaattttatcttaacaTTCATAAACAATATAAGATGTAGATTTATGTTCATTGACATTcatttaaaaggaaagaaaagacaCTTTTAGACAGCTATGGTGAAGGGTTTTGTTTGGTGGGGtatgtattttcatttttcaatttttgataacGATTTAGAACCAACCAAGGCTTATTTCTACATGGCTTTCGGGTCCTATATATGGGTTTTGTCTTAAGTTCTTGTTggctttatcttcatcttcattttcattcttttgttattgtttataaattgattGAGTTGATACACAAAAGTCCTTCCTGCTGTGGAAGATTTTTACTTGTTCCAGCTGGGTCACATATATAGcattaaattttgatggaaggtcttcaaattatattaatgttCTTCTTTAGCTGTGCAAGAAGTCTATTGATTTCACTTTGGAAAATTTTGGGTTAcaattgtgatttttcaaatgttaaaataaaatattttgtttatagaGCTTGGTTGAAATAGTCATGTTAATCGAACGAGAGCCACTCTCAATTACTCATgcatataagaaaaataatgttatatatacctatttatatatataaataaatatatataatattttattatataattaaatattattttattattaatatatatatatatatctatttatataattaaaaaaatcctataattttattaattatgacaaataaaattgttttctattataatatttattaattaacttaGTATTAGAATTAGGACCCACTTTCATGTCCTTCCAAAATGTCGCATtgttgaagaatattttataaaaataagttaaatgaaCACAGAAAAAACAggggtattaattaaaatagcaagCGGATTCCcgtctaaacctttttcggcaacaaatactttgttttacctttctaagcaaatcatctttttcttttcaaaaatatccctaatctaatttttcaaattcaacgcGTGACTTTCCCCGATTAATTGATTCCTACCacgaaaatcattaatattagattaagattaaattatttgaaataaataaaatttatgaattaaaaaagggattaatatttaaaaaataatttatttttatatatcaaaaataatggatatataaaaaatgataagttttctttaaattatttgtaatgaaaaatatataaaaattttatttttataaaataattgaagtgaatttggacatttataaaataatctattttataaaataatttattaaataatatatatttataatataatatatttttatagaatagattatattttatttttacaaaaacagGTTGCAGTGAATTTGGCAAGGGGTGCGTGgatttggtaaggggtgcgggtgcgtgCGTTCGGGTGCGTGTGCGCTGGTGCATGCAGGCGGGTGCGCGCGCGCTGGTGTGTGCGTGTGGGCGCGCGCGCtctggtgcgtgcgtgcgggcgTGCGCACTCTAGTGCGTGCGTACGACAATTggtgaaggggtgcgggtgcgtgCGTTCGGGTGCGCGCGCGCTAGTGCGTGCGTGCGTGTAGTCGCCCTAGCGttggtgcgtgcgtgcgggcgcgcgcgctcTGGTGCGTGCATGCGGGCGCGCGCGCTCTAGTGCGTGCATGCGGCAATTGGTGAAGGGGTGCGACAATTTGGCaaggggtgcgggtgcgtgCGCCGCGCGTGCCCGCACAAACATCGCCAGTGCTAGGCCGCCCACACGCACGCACCAGTGCTAGGGCGACCGCACCCGAACGcacgcacccgcaccccttgccaaattgccgcaccccttcaccAATTGCCGCACGCACGCACTAGAGCGCGCGCGCCCGCCCGCgcgcaccagcgcgcgcgcacCCCTTGCCAAAGTGtcgcaccccttaccaaatcCACGCACCCCTTGCCAAATTCACTGCAACctgtttttgtaaaaataaaatataatctattctataaaaatagattatattataaatatatattatttaatagattattttataaatatccaaattcacttcaattattttataaaaataaaatttttatatatttttcattacaaataatttaaagaaaacttatcattttttatatatccattattttttatatataaaaataattattttttaaatattaatctcttttttaatttataaattttatttatttcagataatttaagcttaatctaatattaatgattttcgtGTTAGGAATCAATTAATCGAGGAAAGTCACgcgttgaatttgaaaaattagattagagATATTTTCggaaagaaaaagatgatttgcttagaaaggtaaaacagagtatttgttgccgaaaaaggtttaggtgGGAATCCgcttgcctattttaattaatatcccgaaAAAACAAGATATACTTTTTACTATTatctcataaatattatttagagttacctttttaatttataaaataataagctATTTTCTAAtgtaattgtttttaatttattattttgtaagcGATCCTTTGCCAATTTAAATATGTaccaattgattttaatttttaatattgatacCCTTTTATTCTTAccatattattcaaaaattacttttatgctatatatatatatatggaattatgtaaccaaaaaaaaaaaaaaagtaatcttGGAAACATCAAGAGAAACTGCTTAAATATTGAGAATTGACTCAATAAAgtgaaataaatgaataaaaaattgtgttagGAAGTAATTAATATTGCTTAGTTATTCTACCATAGCACTATGATTTCAATTATTTGGCaatattaaaagacaaaattgatATCTTATTATTTAGTTGGTGATAATTCCATATAAATGGCATTGTCTTCTCTTAGAATGATTATCTTTTGAATCAAATGCTGCTCACTATAATTACATTCAAATAATAAGATCCACCATGCTATGCTATTgactaaatttataatataaacaaaacacaaaaggagaaaaaagtcaaaaacaaaaaggtaaaaataGAATATTGgaagatagtttttttttttggacaacaaaaaaaatcttatatgaATCAAATTGTCTCTTTAAAATGGATCAAACTATAACAAATAGATGAAACTTTAGAGTAAATAATCGATCTCAtgatcattatattatataaattaagagtttaattttcaaatatcactgtaatcaaaagtttaatcttcaaggatatattttttttttggtaacgaAAATTCTCACTTAGATCAAATTGTTCTTTTAAGTATGAATTAATCAtactaaataaaacaaaccTTAAATCTAGTAATTgatcttataattattgaattatataaattaaaattttaatataccataaaaaaatcttaaatttatttttttatatataaaatctctttttcttatcatttattatattatttcaaatttgttcGGAGGGTGGTTTCACTTgtaatataaaatgtaaaattgtaaattagttAAAATGTCCCCAAACAGTCAACAAAATAGCCATTTGGCCGCGTGCCGAGATGGATGTTACGGCACATTCAGTGCTACATTGACCTTTTCTGTACGTGTTTCTCGCCATGCACAAAAGCTAAATCCTCGTAACTTTGTCTTGTCATTTTCGAAGACAAAAGCACTTCCTAATTTTCTTAAGGATTTATTTGGTGCGGTTTATTCAAATAAACCTtccaattaattaataaaataaggaTTTATTA
The genomic region above belongs to Mangifera indica cultivar Alphonso chromosome 15, CATAS_Mindica_2.1, whole genome shotgun sequence and contains:
- the LOC123197768 gene encoding derlin-1-like, which codes for MSTPAEYYNSLPPVSKAYGVLCLMATAAQRLQLYDAWNIALTYEDVFRRFQIWRLVTNFFFLGPFSFPFAIRLIIIAKYGVSLERGPFDKRTADFLWMLIFGAISLLVQAVVPFLWTPFMGPSLVFMIVYIWAREFPNARINIYGVVSLKGFYLPWAMLALDLIFGDSLLPSFLGMVAGHLYYFLTVLHPLAGGKYIFKTPLWVHKLVSYWGKGVQINSPVQRNPHAGVTFRGRSYRLNGNRSSSSSSPAPEQQPQPQQLNANAAADGVAFRGRSHRLDGR